The proteins below are encoded in one region of Methanosarcina barkeri 3:
- the cobN gene encoding cobaltochelatase subunit CobN translates to MKIVSITWNSYIPTLLKAAGDLGIELEAHYSKILEDNPEEAEKVLLECEHADAVFLYYISNPFWEEFYEKLEPLKTRVPVICVGSDPSSFTLSSVKLEIAATCFSYIIYGGQENFANMLRYILKEVLGCKIETKPPEKIPWDGLFHPDAENRFSNLEEYIKWYGPLKDKTVGLLISRTSWVNNELEIENALIRKLEKLNLSVVPVFAYSLKDKELGSRGMNEVIEDYFIKNSRPIIDCLIKLSPFFIASSKTEERNISCAAKGIEVLRKLDVPIFQPVISHYMTVEEWQESMGLSSEIGWSVALPEFEGGIEPIIIGAGKKEGNYMGRFPIEDRCSKLASRILKWTELRKKPINRRKVAFILHNRPCTGVEGSVGDAANLDSLESVARILNRMQEAGYAVNPPENGKDLIETILKRKAISEFRWTPINEIVKNGGALAFVEKEEYEKFFNTLSPKVRQRVIEGWGNPPGEEVDGIPAAMVYDNKIVVTGMQYGNVVVCVQPKRGCAGARCDGKVCKILHDPEVPPTHQYLATYRYLEDTFGADVLVHVGTHGNLEFLPGKGVGLSEDCYPDISIGTIPHLYIYNSDNPPEGTIAKRRSLACLIDHMQTVMTSGGLYENLAELDRLLGEYEQVKHDRGREHALKHLILDEIKKSNLNSEIKADHQTPFEEIVRKAHEVLGKIRNSQIHNGMHIFGQIPEGEKKVEFINSVLRYDDQGSVGNKVSIRRLIAELLGLDLDELISDQSLISENGKSNGQLLEEIDSLSKDFIRTFINNPEKEPARIIKEIFDEKDFEGQDVKEESFEGLIVKERISEEQNNDEEINNPEIEPTRIIKEVFEGKRFGEQNIKDPDINSALLQDAASICSRILDLESRIDDSLEIEALLHGFDGGYIPAGPSGLIMRGRDDVLPTGRNFYSLDPKKIPTKAAWRVGQQLSEVLINRHIKDEGRYPENVGFYWMANDVMWADGEGMAQIMSLLGVEPVWFSNGQLKGFSVIPLEELGRPRIDITIRVSGILRDNFPNCLEVIDEAIQVVASLDEPEEMNYPRKHSLRMIEDGTSSRDATLRIFSSKPGTYSAGVQLAVYASAWKDEKDLADIFLYWNGYAYGKDVKGKEAHTQLASSLRTVDATFNKVVSDEYDLLGCCCYFGVHGGFTAAAKQASGRDVKVYFGDTREPQHVEVRDMADELRRVVRARLLNPKWIEGMKHHGYKGAQDISKRVGRVYGWEASTQEVDDWIFDDITKTFVLDEEMRRFFEENNPYALEEMSRRLLEAQSRGLWNPDPELLEELKMSYLEIESWMEELAGEGEFQGGAVDIISSEDVPDWNAKMQEIRKILK, encoded by the coding sequence TGGAATTCCTACATTCCCACTCTCCTCAAAGCTGCAGGAGATCTTGGCATAGAGCTTGAAGCCCACTATTCAAAAATACTGGAAGATAATCCGGAAGAAGCTGAGAAGGTACTTCTTGAATGCGAACATGCGGATGCAGTCTTTCTATACTATATATCAAATCCTTTCTGGGAAGAGTTCTACGAAAAACTTGAACCGTTAAAAACGAGGGTACCCGTAATCTGCGTAGGGAGTGATCCCTCCTCATTTACCCTCTCTTCGGTGAAACTTGAGATTGCAGCTACATGTTTTTCTTATATAATCTATGGAGGACAGGAAAACTTTGCCAATATGCTGCGTTATATTTTAAAAGAAGTTTTAGGCTGCAAGATTGAAACAAAACCACCTGAAAAGATACCATGGGACGGGTTATTTCATCCGGACGCAGAGAATAGATTCTCAAACCTTGAAGAGTATATTAAATGGTACGGGCCTTTGAAAGATAAAACCGTGGGTCTGCTTATCTCCAGGACTTCCTGGGTAAACAACGAACTCGAGATAGAGAATGCTCTAATAAGAAAGCTAGAAAAGCTCAATCTATCGGTTGTCCCTGTTTTTGCATACTCATTGAAAGATAAAGAACTTGGAAGCAGGGGAATGAATGAGGTCATAGAGGATTATTTCATAAAAAACAGCAGGCCTATAATAGATTGTCTTATAAAACTATCTCCTTTTTTTATTGCAAGCAGTAAAACCGAAGAGAGAAACATATCCTGCGCAGCAAAAGGCATAGAAGTCCTGAGAAAACTTGATGTCCCTATTTTCCAGCCTGTAATTTCACACTATATGACTGTTGAAGAATGGCAGGAATCAATGGGATTAAGCAGTGAGATTGGATGGAGTGTAGCTCTTCCGGAGTTTGAGGGGGGAATTGAGCCTATCATAATAGGAGCAGGCAAAAAAGAAGGAAACTATATGGGGCGTTTTCCTATAGAGGACCGCTGCTCAAAACTTGCATCCAGAATTTTAAAATGGACCGAACTCAGGAAAAAACCGATCAACCGGAGAAAAGTTGCCTTTATCCTGCACAATAGACCCTGCACAGGTGTTGAAGGCTCGGTAGGAGACGCTGCAAATCTTGACTCTCTCGAAAGCGTGGCAAGAATACTGAACCGGATGCAAGAAGCAGGTTATGCCGTCAATCCTCCTGAAAACGGAAAGGACCTCATTGAAACCATTCTCAAGAGAAAAGCAATTTCCGAGTTCAGGTGGACTCCTATTAATGAGATAGTGAAAAACGGCGGAGCCCTGGCTTTTGTGGAAAAAGAAGAATACGAGAAATTTTTCAACACTCTAAGCCCGAAGGTAAGGCAAAGAGTAATTGAGGGCTGGGGAAATCCTCCTGGAGAAGAAGTAGACGGTATTCCTGCAGCTATGGTCTATGATAATAAGATCGTTGTAACAGGAATGCAATACGGAAACGTTGTAGTTTGCGTACAGCCAAAACGGGGATGCGCAGGTGCCAGATGTGACGGAAAAGTCTGCAAGATCCTCCACGATCCTGAGGTTCCGCCAACCCATCAGTACCTTGCAACTTACAGGTATCTTGAAGACACATTCGGAGCCGATGTGCTCGTACATGTAGGAACCCATGGGAACCTTGAGTTCCTGCCTGGAAAAGGAGTTGGGCTTTCAGAAGATTGTTATCCTGACATAAGTATCGGGACTATTCCCCACCTTTATATTTATAATTCGGACAATCCTCCGGAAGGTACAATTGCCAAACGCCGGAGCCTTGCTTGTTTGATAGACCATATGCAGACTGTCATGACCTCAGGAGGACTTTACGAAAACCTGGCAGAACTTGACAGACTGCTTGGAGAATACGAACAGGTGAAACACGACAGGGGACGTGAGCATGCCCTGAAGCACCTGATCCTTGACGAAATCAAAAAATCTAATCTGAATTCCGAGATAAAAGCCGATCACCAGACTCCGTTTGAAGAAATAGTAAGAAAAGCACACGAAGTTCTTGGAAAAATAAGAAACAGCCAGATACATAATGGGATGCACATCTTCGGACAGATTCCCGAAGGAGAGAAAAAAGTCGAATTCATAAACTCGGTTTTAAGGTATGATGACCAGGGAAGTGTGGGAAACAAAGTCTCGATTAGGAGGTTGATTGCAGAACTTCTGGGACTTGACCTGGATGAACTGATCTCTGACCAGAGCCTGATTTCCGAAAACGGAAAATCAAACGGACAGTTGCTTGAAGAGATAGACTCCCTTTCTAAAGACTTTATAAGAACATTTATAAATAACCCTGAAAAAGAGCCAGCCCGGATAATCAAAGAGATTTTTGATGAAAAAGACTTTGAAGGGCAGGATGTCAAAGAAGAAAGCTTTGAAGGACTGATTGTCAAAGAAAGAATCTCTGAAGAGCAAAATAACGACGAGGAGATAAATAACCCTGAAATAGAGCCAACCAGGATAATCAAAGAAGTTTTTGAAGGAAAACGCTTCGGAGAGCAAAATATCAAAGATCCGGATATAAATTCCGCACTTCTTCAGGATGCAGCTTCGATTTGCAGCAGGATTCTTGATCTTGAATCCAGAATAGATGACTCACTTGAAATTGAAGCTCTTCTGCACGGCTTTGATGGAGGGTACATCCCTGCAGGCCCTTCAGGCCTTATTATGCGTGGAAGAGATGACGTGCTGCCAACAGGCAGGAATTTCTATTCACTTGACCCGAAAAAGATTCCGACAAAAGCTGCCTGGAGAGTAGGACAGCAGCTCTCAGAGGTTCTGATTAATAGGCACATCAAAGACGAAGGCCGATATCCTGAGAATGTGGGATTTTACTGGATGGCAAATGATGTAATGTGGGCTGATGGAGAGGGAATGGCCCAGATTATGAGCCTGCTTGGGGTTGAACCGGTATGGTTCAGCAATGGACAGCTGAAAGGGTTCTCCGTGATTCCACTTGAAGAACTTGGCAGGCCAAGAATTGATATTACAATCCGAGTTTCAGGAATTCTACGGGATAATTTTCCAAACTGTCTTGAAGTCATAGACGAAGCAATCCAGGTTGTGGCTTCCCTTGATGAACCTGAGGAGATGAATTACCCAAGAAAACACAGTCTTCGGATGATTGAAGACGGAACAAGTTCCAGGGATGCTACCTTAAGGATCTTTTCAAGCAAGCCAGGGACTTATTCGGCCGGGGTTCAGCTTGCAGTCTATGCAAGTGCCTGGAAAGATGAAAAAGACCTGGCAGACATCTTCCTTTACTGGAATGGGTATGCATATGGAAAGGATGTAAAAGGCAAGGAAGCCCATACTCAACTTGCTTCAAGCCTTAGGACTGTGGATGCTACCTTTAATAAAGTGGTAAGCGACGAGTACGACCTTTTAGGGTGCTGCTGTTACTTTGGAGTCCACGGAGGTTTTACAGCTGCAGCCAAGCAGGCTTCCGGAAGAGATGTAAAAGTTTACTTTGGTGATACTCGAGAACCTCAGCACGTTGAAGTCAGGGACATGGCTGACGAACTGCGAAGGGTCGTAAGAGCCAGGCTCTTAAATCCGAAATGGATTGAAGGCATGAAGCATCATGGATATAAAGGCGCACAGGACATTTCGAAAAGGGTTGGAAGGGTCTATGGCTGGGAGGCTTCTACCCAGGAGGTGGATGACTGGATTTTTGATGATATCACAAAGACCTTCGTGCTTGACGAAGAAATGCGCCGCTTTTTTGAAGAGAACAACCCCTATGCCCTCGAGGAAATGTCCAGACGGCTCCTTGAAGCTCAGTCAAGAGGGCTCTGGAACCCCGACCCCGAGCTTCTGGAAGAATTGAAAATGTCTTATCTCGAAATTGAGAGCTGGATGGAAGAACTGGCAGGAGAAGGAGAGTTTCAGGGTGGGGCTGTTGATATAATTAGTTCCGAAGATGTCCCTGACTGGAACGCAAAAATGCAGGAAATCCGAAAAATTCTCAAATAA